A genomic stretch from Eubacterium sulci ATCC 35585 includes:
- a CDS encoding pyridine nucleotide-disulfide oxidoreductase codes for MRHCQAVVIGGGCGGLAAAAKLKQEGLKDVVLIEKDAELGGVLNQCIHNGFGLTTFKEQLSGPSFAERYEDQVVEAGVEVKLNTMVTHMSSDRIIEYVNQEEGYQKLQADIIILSVGCYERSRGALAISGERPTGVYTAGQAQRYLNIDGYMVGKSVFILGSGDIGLIMARRMSLEGAKVLGVAELMPYSNGLPRNMKQCLDDFGIPLYLSHTVTNVYGEDRLEKIELAKVDENRNPIPGSEMYFDVDTLLLSVGLIPENSLAEEAGIDMDMSTRGPIVDENYMTSVPGIFACGNGLHVHDLADFVTKQAGEAALGALRYLNGSGGDYSSIKAGNLIGYVVPAKLHKENLPKTVTLYFRVRKPLTDVTIEISKGGKVIRSIHKDHLIPSEMEQVIIANSMLEDAEGDLLVQIKES; via the coding sequence ATGAGACATTGTCAGGCAGTAGTTATAGGTGGAGGCTGTGGTGGTCTTGCCGCGGCAGCAAAGCTAAAGCAGGAAGGTCTCAAAGATGTAGTTCTCATCGAAAAGGATGCTGAGCTAGGCGGCGTTCTCAACCAGTGCATACATAATGGCTTTGGTCTAACAACTTTTAAGGAGCAGCTCAGCGGGCCAAGTTTTGCGGAAAGATACGAAGATCAGGTAGTTGAAGCCGGTGTCGAAGTCAAACTGAACACCATGGTTACGCACATGAGTAGCGATAGAATTATCGAGTATGTAAACCAAGAAGAAGGATATCAAAAGCTACAGGCAGACATCATCATCCTATCTGTTGGTTGCTACGAAAGAAGCCGAGGTGCTCTAGCTATTTCTGGAGAGCGCCCGACAGGAGTCTACACAGCAGGTCAGGCTCAGAGATATCTAAACATAGACGGCTACATGGTAGGAAAGAGCGTGTTCATCCTGGGCTCAGGTGATATAGGACTCATCATGGCAAGAAGAATGAGCCTTGAGGGAGCAAAGGTTTTAGGCGTAGCAGAGCTTATGCCTTACAGCAACGGACTCCCAAGAAATATGAAGCAGTGCCTTGATGACTTTGGGATTCCGCTATATCTTTCACACACAGTAACCAATGTTTACGGTGAAGATAGACTAGAAAAAATTGAACTAGCAAAGGTGGACGAAAATAGAAACCCTATCCCAGGAAGCGAGATGTATTTTGATGTAGATACACTGCTACTAAGCGTAGGACTGATTCCAGAAAACAGCCTTGCAGAGGAAGCTGGAATAGACATGGACATGAGCACTCGCGGACCTATAGTAGACGAAAACTACATGACGTCAGTGCCAGGAATTTTCGCATGCGGAAACGGACTTCACGTACACGACCTAGCAGACTTTGTAACAAAGCAGGCAGGAGAAGCTGCGCTAGGTGCACTCAGATACCTAAACGGCTCGGGCGGTGATTACAGCAGTATCAAAGCAGGAAATCTCATCGGCTACGTGGTTCCAGCAAAGCTGCACAAGGAAAACTTGCCTAAGACTGTAACTCTCTATTTCAGGGTTAGAAAGCCTTTGACAGATGTTACAATAGAAATCAGCAAGGGTGGCAAGGTGATAAGGTCAATCCATAAAGATCACCTGATACCT
- a CDS encoding FAD-dependent oxidoreductase, which yields MNFDILIIGAGISGTMLARELSRYKLKIAVVDKENDIANGATMANSAIVHTGYDPEDGTLKAELNVRGARLYPKLCEDLNCLIKTTGAYVVACNGDEEKQLDVLAERALRREIPHEFLTGDEARKREPNLVDNITKVLSFPTTAVIYPWEVAIACMQVAIGNGAELFLNHEVKSISKSGHGYTVKAGDKEFSAKVVVNASGTGAEEICKMITDQVGFQIKPRRGEYFVIEKNVHIADNVIFPVPTEKGKGVLAVPTVYGNTLIGPNSEPIDEVSIATSDDGIKYIKDNITRILKEVPLNKAIRTFAGVRPSSTSKDFIIEPLGEDNPNFINIASIESPGLASSPGITEYVIDKYIKDRLELELDPDAVMTRKGDIVMAKLTDEEKNAVIKENPQYGNIVCRCEQISEGEIVAAINAVCGARSVKGVKKRVRPGMGKCQGGFCEPKVVEILARELNCSPVDVVLDRKKSKILGRENR from the coding sequence ATGAATTTTGATATTTTGATAATTGGCGCGGGAATCAGCGGCACCATGCTCGCTAGAGAACTCTCTCGCTACAAGCTTAAGATTGCGGTGGTCGACAAGGAAAACGACATTGCAAACGGCGCGACAATGGCAAACTCGGCTATCGTTCATACAGGATACGACCCTGAAGATGGAACGCTTAAGGCTGAGTTAAACGTAAGAGGTGCACGCCTTTATCCTAAGCTTTGTGAGGATCTAAACTGCCTCATCAAAACAACGGGTGCCTATGTTGTTGCTTGTAATGGCGATGAGGAGAAGCAGCTTGATGTTTTAGCTGAAAGGGCTTTGAGAAGAGAAATACCGCATGAGTTTTTGACAGGTGATGAGGCGAGAAAGCGCGAGCCAAACCTAGTCGATAACATTACTAAGGTCCTTTCCTTCCCTACGACAGCCGTAATCTACCCATGGGAAGTTGCAATCGCTTGCATGCAGGTTGCAATAGGAAATGGTGCAGAGCTTTTCCTAAACCATGAGGTTAAGAGCATATCAAAATCAGGACATGGATACACAGTCAAAGCAGGTGACAAGGAATTTAGTGCAAAAGTAGTTGTAAATGCCTCGGGCACCGGTGCAGAAGAAATCTGCAAGATGATAACAGACCAAGTTGGTTTTCAGATTAAGCCAAGACGCGGAGAATACTTTGTCATAGAAAAGAATGTTCACATCGCAGATAATGTCATTTTCCCAGTACCTACGGAGAAGGGAAAGGGCGTTCTTGCAGTGCCTACAGTTTATGGAAATACTTTGATTGGTCCAAATAGCGAGCCAATAGACGAGGTTAGCATTGCAACAAGCGACGATGGAATAAAGTACATTAAAGATAATATTACAAGAATCCTAAAAGAGGTTCCACTGAACAAGGCGATTCGTACATTTGCCGGCGTAAGACCAAGCTCAACATCAAAGGACTTCATTATAGAGCCACTAGGAGAAGACAATCCTAACTTCATCAATATTGCATCAATCGAGTCACCAGGCCTTGCAAGTTCTCCAGGAATCACAGAATACGTAATTGATAAGTACATCAAAGATAGACTTGAGCTTGAGCTAGACCCTGATGCAGTAATGACAAGAAAGGGCGATATCGTAATGGCAAAGCTCACAGATGAAGAGAAGAATGCTGTCATAAAAGAAAACCCACAGTATGGAAATATAGTCTGTCGCTGCGAGCAGATTTCAGAGGGAGAAATCGTTGCAGCTATAAATGCGGTATGCGGTGCGCGTAGCGTCAAAGGCGTAAAGAAGCGCGTTCGCCCAGGAATGGGTAAATGCCAAGGAGGATTCTGCGAACCTAAGGTTGTTGAAATCTTAGCACGAGAGTTAAACTGCTCGCCAGTTGATGTCGTGCTTGATAGAAAGAAATCAAAGATATTAGGAAGGGAGAATCGCTAG